The following coding sequences are from one Paenibacillus sp. FSL R5-0912 window:
- a CDS encoding pullulanase: MEFALRIKKAFAILMVIALVCSGLGINLPRVSAETTKVVLVGDLQSKFTGLDSAEPKDWNEKSTVTQMTYRGEGLYTFTGMLPQGTYHYKVALNDAWTENYGYGSYTNPAGTEAGGNIQITLSEDTSVTFYYNDITKAIADSTYYSPVPADRLPRVTGSLQTVLGDEQNDSPADARTLLTDPDFNGIYEHTAMLPAGDYTYQIYLPGAAPSDGVAYPDTAQELKLPSGLPVTFKYNAQDNSVSAHYTVPSEPGTAVPVPAGHIRVHYHRAAGDYSGQALWTWGDVVSPSVNWPKDAVPFPDGQTDAYGAYVDLPVKDVAKTISFLVVNRTTGVKEMEDGDKTFNISTPQTNEIWITEGSNKVTPYEPVELPANTVRIHYMRADNNQSQYGLWLWDDVVTPSDVWPRGATPFVPENRDSFGAYADIPLKENAKTISFIVMKPTNGDKDGPAGNENKSFAFLDRYNQLWVKENDPNVYTSPFGETPVGLLSADILSASKLWLGFTLTDGLTADALKTAISIKDSEGASVSVTGVAVTGTTSVEVTTGAFDLKKIPLSVTYAGKTVSASSGWRMMDELYNYTGDDLGATYHKASKSATLKLWAPKASSVTAVVYDKADAHLTVGRAGLTLGDKGVWTAELTPADLTGAPGAEDVRDFYYQYEVTNEGVTKQVLDPYAKSMAVFTVNTAGEAGPGGDTVGKAAIVDLSATNPEGFQAADIAGYEDREDAIIYEAHIRDFTSDPAIQSSLGGERWGSYAAFESKLDYIKSLGVTHIQLLPVMAWYYGDETGMEDRELDYSAQGNEYNWGYDPHSYFSPDGAYSRNPADPEERIKELKGLIDAVHEAGMGVILDVVYTHMAKKEFLNDIVPNYYAFQDPAGNFIGGFGNNLATSHKMAEKLMVDSVKYWFQEYKIDGMRWDMMGDATADAVQAAYDAAAAINPKALFIGEGWITFGGEASDPSLKGKAADQKWMDKTDSVGVFSDEFRNELKSGYGSEGDPRFITGGARPLTTILNNIKAQPSNIPADDPGDIVQYIEAHDNLTLHDVIALALHKNPQNPANELEIQKRIRLGNMLLLTSQGTAFLQAGQEYGRTKQWMAAGAPEQKYTEVRDAADQSVSYFINDSYDSSDAVNAFDWSAATDEVNFSVQNATREYTAGLIKLRKSTNAFRLGDISLVNSNVKLIESPEMQKDDLVIGYSSKATDGTGIYYVFMNGDSKTRVLTLPENLSNGTVLADNDEAGTEAISAADQSGFSLTADSITLDPLTSVIIRKDAAAAVVSLLETDQSSYTLKEGATHQTVVTAKYADGTSSKVTARALYVSDKPEVATVTSKGLVKGIMAGTAILTITYGGVSANVTVEVTSPPVETKRYVQFTYTREDRIYKDWSVWLWYTGATDGEVKLPEPAGDSASSTVLIEVGKDATQVGFVLIKGLDWSGNKQDIADDRYIVLTPGEAFTKVRVTSMVKELEITPGISGPLMQDEAITFLYRDDELFRGGDVSAITDIKVKVNGKEYPMEYDPAKEWFSYRLSGLEEGIYKYTFIVTKDGVTREFTDPHNTVGGESSLYYHKPEVNITAEVNPRAVTSNENAVLTVKAVAAEEVSYKEAYLDLTALGGPAKVKFDTELMQQTIAVKDEVPAGIKSIPIVLVDQYGNLHRQSAEIEVKARTYSGSKLDFDWDEARIYFALTDRFKDGDPDNNENVDKAHLEAYHGGDFRGMIDNLDYLQELGINTLWITPVVDNIDFNQGVSFGGKQYAYHGYWAKDFTKLDEHLGDMQTFKELIEKAHDKGIKIMVDVVLNHAGYGLKADDDNPEVTAEDKARFAGMLRTDGVQADTDVIKGELSALPDFKTEDPAVREQIIAWQTGWLDNARTERGDTIDYFRVDTVKHVEGTTWKAFKNALTAIDPGFKMVGEYFGGTADNDGGMLQSGQMDGLLDFSFNDQAKLFAEGTINAVDAYLQEREAKISNTGVMAQFLSSHDEDGFLSNYVDGDKGKLKIAAALQITAKGQPVIYYGEELGRSGKNAGDMASGEFSENRGDMPWEQLTAEQGLHDHYQKLLNIRAEYSQLYAKGIRTKLAGSDDLGYLAFNKQYGNDNVVTVINTKKEGVSAEIPVPFAALSTVRDEYSGKLYTVSAARKVTVDLPGRDEGGTVILAAEPVVVPPTPTPTPTPTPTPTAEPTPAVESEAISVVKPTPTVTPAPTAVPAGTQIISESDLRNGKEGRVELSLGQRNTSLLLPVQAAKLLGNNGLVIHSEGLSVTIPNAVLADIGAMVTGADAESSHILMELSPLSEAAAQDAVKRFSKENTAATAVSGVYDLKLQIIKKDGTSLTVTTFRQPVTLTLKLQGNPVKDWTGVFYLGDNGELKYIGGEAQADGSLTAAVTHFSKYAALQINTVFKDVPDTHWASAAIKSLAAKQVATGVSAAEFEPARKVTRAEFTALLMRTLGQSGEGGAIFADVRADAWYSSYVAAAVKSGIVNGRSRTVFAPDATISREEMAVMIIRALEFKQGKLLASSTGPALFADASSISAWASAYVKAAVELELVEGRDHHLFAPQGPLTRAESAQVIYKLLGK, from the coding sequence ATGGAATTTGCTTTACGGATAAAAAAGGCTTTTGCAATCTTGATGGTTATCGCTCTTGTATGCTCTGGCCTGGGCATAAACCTGCCCAGAGTCAGCGCAGAAACGACAAAGGTTGTGCTGGTTGGTGACCTGCAGAGTAAGTTCACGGGGCTGGATTCCGCTGAACCGAAAGATTGGAACGAGAAGTCTACAGTAACCCAAATGACTTACAGGGGGGAGGGGCTGTACACCTTCACCGGCATGCTGCCGCAGGGAACCTATCACTACAAAGTTGCCCTCAACGATGCCTGGACGGAGAACTACGGGTATGGCAGCTACACTAATCCAGCCGGGACGGAGGCGGGCGGCAACATTCAGATTACTTTAAGCGAGGATACAAGTGTAACCTTTTATTATAATGACATTACCAAAGCGATTGCAGATTCCACGTATTATTCACCGGTGCCTGCGGACCGTTTACCCCGGGTGACCGGCAGTCTGCAGACTGTGCTTGGAGACGAGCAGAATGATTCCCCGGCAGATGCCCGAACGCTGCTAACCGATCCGGACTTCAACGGGATCTATGAGCATACGGCCATGCTGCCCGCTGGTGATTATACCTACCAGATTTATCTCCCGGGAGCTGCACCTTCGGATGGAGTCGCCTATCCGGACACCGCGCAGGAGCTTAAGCTTCCCTCCGGGCTGCCGGTAACTTTCAAATACAATGCGCAGGACAACAGTGTCTCTGCCCATTACACGGTTCCTTCTGAACCGGGTACGGCCGTGCCTGTTCCAGCGGGACATATAAGAGTGCATTACCACCGTGCTGCCGGTGATTATTCCGGCCAGGCATTATGGACATGGGGCGATGTTGTATCGCCGTCCGTGAATTGGCCAAAAGATGCCGTTCCTTTCCCTGATGGACAAACCGATGCCTACGGCGCTTATGTCGATCTGCCTGTGAAGGATGTGGCGAAGACGATCTCGTTCCTCGTGGTAAACCGGACTACCGGGGTTAAGGAAATGGAGGACGGGGACAAAACTTTTAACATCAGTACTCCGCAGACCAATGAGATCTGGATCACGGAAGGCTCGAATAAAGTAACCCCTTATGAACCGGTGGAGCTTCCGGCGAATACAGTGCGGATTCACTACATGCGGGCCGACAACAATCAGAGCCAGTACGGCCTCTGGCTGTGGGATGATGTGGTGACGCCGTCTGATGTGTGGCCACGGGGCGCAACTCCTTTTGTACCGGAGAACCGGGATTCCTTCGGAGCCTATGCGGATATTCCGCTGAAGGAGAATGCCAAGACTATCAGTTTCATTGTTATGAAGCCTACAAACGGAGACAAAGACGGACCGGCGGGCAATGAGAACAAAAGCTTCGCTTTTCTGGACCGTTACAATCAGCTGTGGGTGAAGGAAAATGACCCGAATGTTTATACTTCACCTTTTGGCGAGACACCGGTCGGGCTGTTATCCGCGGATATATTGTCCGCAAGCAAACTATGGCTAGGGTTCACATTAACGGACGGACTTACGGCGGATGCACTAAAAACAGCCATTTCCATAAAGGATTCGGAAGGAGCCTCTGTTTCTGTTACAGGTGTGGCGGTTACCGGCACAACTTCGGTTGAAGTGACTACCGGTGCATTTGATCTGAAGAAAATCCCGCTGAGTGTAACGTATGCAGGTAAAACTGTATCCGCTTCCAGCGGATGGAGAATGATGGATGAGCTGTACAATTACACAGGTGACGATCTCGGAGCCACATACCATAAGGCCAGCAAGTCGGCAACTCTGAAGCTATGGGCGCCGAAAGCGAGCTCAGTGACTGCGGTTGTCTATGATAAAGCTGACGCTCATCTCACTGTAGGCCGCGCCGGGCTGACTCTGGGGGATAAAGGAGTCTGGACGGCGGAGCTGACTCCGGCTGATCTGACCGGTGCACCCGGCGCAGAGGATGTCAGGGACTTCTACTACCAGTATGAAGTGACCAATGAGGGAGTAACTAAGCAGGTGCTTGATCCTTATGCCAAATCCATGGCTGTATTCACCGTGAATACGGCAGGAGAAGCGGGCCCAGGCGGTGATACGGTGGGCAAGGCAGCCATTGTGGATTTAAGCGCTACGAATCCCGAGGGCTTCCAGGCTGCAGACATTGCCGGCTATGAGGACCGTGAAGACGCCATTATCTATGAGGCGCATATCAGGGATTTCACCTCCGATCCGGCAATCCAGTCGAGTCTCGGCGGGGAACGCTGGGGGTCTTATGCGGCTTTTGAGTCGAAGCTGGATTATATCAAATCCCTGGGTGTCACCCACATTCAGCTGCTTCCGGTGATGGCCTGGTATTACGGGGACGAAACCGGGATGGAAGACAGGGAGCTGGACTATTCAGCTCAAGGCAATGAGTATAACTGGGGTTATGATCCGCACAGCTATTTCTCTCCGGACGGGGCGTATTCCCGCAATCCGGCAGATCCGGAAGAGCGGATTAAAGAGCTGAAAGGCTTGATCGATGCGGTGCATGAAGCCGGGATGGGCGTCATTCTTGATGTTGTGTACACCCATATGGCCAAAAAAGAATTTCTGAATGACATCGTGCCTAATTATTATGCCTTCCAGGACCCGGCCGGGAACTTCATCGGCGGCTTCGGCAACAATCTGGCAACCAGCCATAAGATGGCCGAGAAGCTGATGGTCGATTCCGTGAAATACTGGTTCCAGGAGTACAAAATCGACGGGATGCGCTGGGATATGATGGGCGATGCCACGGCAGATGCGGTACAGGCTGCTTATGACGCAGCGGCTGCCATTAATCCCAAGGCCCTGTTCATCGGGGAGGGCTGGATTACCTTCGGGGGTGAGGCTTCGGATCCATCCCTCAAAGGCAAGGCTGCTGATCAGAAATGGATGGATAAGACGGACAGTGTCGGCGTGTTCTCTGATGAGTTCCGCAATGAGCTGAAATCCGGGTACGGCTCCGAAGGAGATCCGAGGTTCATTACGGGCGGAGCGCGCCCCTTGACGACGATCCTGAACAATATCAAAGCGCAGCCTTCCAATATTCCGGCAGATGATCCGGGAGATATCGTTCAATACATTGAAGCCCATGATAATCTGACGCTCCATGATGTCATTGCCCTGGCCCTTCACAAGAATCCGCAGAATCCGGCGAACGAGCTGGAGATTCAGAAACGGATCAGACTCGGAAACATGCTGCTGCTGACTTCGCAGGGAACCGCATTCCTGCAGGCAGGTCAGGAGTACGGGCGTACCAAGCAATGGATGGCTGCGGGGGCACCCGAGCAGAAATATACGGAAGTCCGCGATGCGGCTGATCAGTCTGTCAGTTATTTCATCAACGATTCATACGATTCTTCGGATGCGGTCAATGCCTTCGACTGGTCCGCAGCAACGGATGAAGTGAACTTTTCGGTGCAGAATGCGACCAGAGAATATACGGCCGGGCTGATTAAGCTCAGAAAGTCTACCAACGCTTTCCGGCTGGGCGACATCAGTCTTGTGAATTCCAATGTCAAGCTTATTGAGTCACCTGAAATGCAGAAGGATGATCTGGTGATCGGTTATTCAAGCAAGGCAACGGATGGAACCGGGATCTATTATGTCTTCATGAACGGTGACAGCAAGACAAGAGTTCTTACTTTGCCGGAGAACTTGAGTAACGGTACTGTGCTTGCCGATAATGACGAAGCCGGGACCGAAGCTATTTCTGCTGCGGACCAGAGCGGATTCAGCCTGACTGCGGATTCGATCACTCTCGACCCGCTCACATCTGTAATTATCCGCAAGGATGCAGCCGCAGCAGTAGTGTCTCTGCTGGAGACGGACCAGTCCAGCTATACGCTGAAGGAGGGGGCCACGCATCAGACTGTGGTCACGGCGAAATATGCGGACGGCACTTCAAGCAAAGTGACCGCCAGGGCGCTGTATGTATCCGATAAACCGGAAGTAGCCACAGTGACAAGCAAAGGGCTGGTGAAGGGGATTATGGCTGGAACAGCGATCCTTACCATTACCTATGGCGGCGTGTCCGCGAATGTGACCGTAGAAGTAACCAGCCCGCCGGTGGAAACCAAACGGTATGTGCAGTTCACTTACACCCGGGAAGACAGGATTTATAAGGATTGGAGTGTATGGCTGTGGTATACCGGGGCAACAGACGGTGAGGTGAAGCTCCCCGAGCCCGCAGGAGATTCAGCAAGCTCGACGGTTCTGATTGAAGTAGGCAAAGACGCAACCCAGGTGGGCTTTGTGCTCATAAAAGGTCTGGACTGGTCTGGCAACAAACAGGATATAGCGGATGACCGCTATATTGTTCTGACTCCCGGCGAGGCCTTTACCAAAGTCCGTGTAACCAGCATGGTCAAAGAGCTTGAAATCACCCCGGGCATCAGCGGTCCGCTGATGCAGGATGAAGCCATAACCTTCCTGTACCGTGATGACGAGCTGTTCCGCGGCGGCGATGTGTCTGCGATAACAGACATTAAAGTGAAGGTGAACGGCAAAGAATATCCGATGGAGTATGATCCGGCCAAGGAATGGTTCAGCTACCGGCTGAGCGGTCTGGAGGAAGGCATTTATAAGTATACCTTCATCGTAACCAAGGACGGAGTGACCCGCGAGTTCACCGACCCGCACAACACGGTGGGCGGGGAATCTTCCCTGTACTATCACAAGCCGGAAGTTAATATTACAGCAGAGGTCAATCCGCGGGCTGTAACCTCCAATGAGAATGCTGTGCTAACGGTCAAGGCTGTTGCGGCAGAGGAAGTGTCTTATAAGGAGGCTTATCTGGACCTTACTGCACTAGGTGGACCAGCCAAGGTCAAATTTGATACAGAGCTTATGCAGCAGACTATAGCGGTGAAGGATGAGGTACCGGCAGGTATCAAGAGCATTCCAATTGTCCTTGTGGACCAGTATGGCAATCTGCACAGACAGTCTGCTGAAATCGAGGTGAAAGCCAGAACCTACAGCGGTTCCAAGCTTGATTTCGACTGGGACGAAGCACGGATCTATTTCGCACTGACCGACCGCTTCAAGGACGGTGACCCTGACAACAATGAGAATGTGGACAAGGCACATCTTGAAGCCTATCATGGCGGCGATTTCAGGGGAATGATCGACAATCTCGATTATCTGCAGGAGCTGGGCATCAACACGCTCTGGATTACGCCGGTTGTAGATAATATTGATTTCAACCAGGGTGTCAGCTTCGGCGGCAAGCAATATGCTTATCACGGGTATTGGGCCAAAGACTTCACCAAGCTTGATGAGCACCTTGGAGACATGCAAACCTTCAAGGAACTAATTGAGAAGGCGCATGACAAGGGCATCAAGATTATGGTTGATGTAGTGCTTAACCATGCGGGCTACGGGCTGAAGGCAGATGACGACAATCCGGAGGTAACCGCTGAGGATAAGGCGCGTTTTGCAGGAATGCTGCGTACAGACGGCGTTCAAGCCGATACGGATGTCATCAAAGGCGAGCTCAGCGCCCTGCCGGACTTCAAGACGGAGGATCCTGCGGTACGTGAACAGATCATTGCCTGGCAGACAGGCTGGCTGGATAATGCCCGGACCGAGCGGGGAGATACAATCGACTATTTCCGCGTTGATACGGTCAAGCATGTGGAGGGCACAACCTGGAAAGCATTTAAAAATGCGCTGACGGCAATAGATCCGGGCTTCAAAATGGTTGGCGAATACTTCGGCGGAACCGCCGATAATGATGGCGGCATGCTGCAAAGCGGGCAAATGGACGGTTTGCTTGATTTTAGCTTTAATGATCAGGCCAAGCTGTTCGCAGAGGGTACCATTAATGCTGTGGATGCTTATCTGCAGGAGCGCGAAGCGAAGATCAGCAATACCGGGGTAATGGCACAATTCCTCAGTAGCCATGATGAGGATGGCTTCTTGTCAAATTACGTTGACGGTGACAAAGGTAAGCTCAAGATCGCAGCTGCGCTGCAGATCACGGCCAAGGGCCAGCCGGTAATCTACTACGGCGAAGAGTTGGGCCGGTCTGGGAAAAATGCCGGAGATATGGCAAGCGGCGAGTTCAGCGAGAACCGGGGCGATATGCCTTGGGAACAGCTCACTGCAGAGCAGGGACTTCATGATCATTATCAGAAGCTGCTGAACATTAGGGCCGAATATTCGCAGCTATATGCCAAAGGTATCCGCACCAAGCTTGCGGGCTCCGATGATCTGGGATATCTGGCCTTCAACAAGCAATACGGGAACGACAACGTGGTTACGGTAATCAACACGAAGAAGGAAGGTGTAAGTGCAGAAATTCCCGTTCCGTTTGCGGCATTGTCTACTGTAAGAGATGAGTATAGCGGCAAGCTGTACACGGTATCGGCTGCCCGGAAAGTAACGGTTGATCTACCGGGAAGAGATGAGGGCGGAACGGTGATTCTGGCGGCGGAGCCGGTTGTGGTACCCCCAACACCAACACCAACACCAACACCAACACCAACACCAACAGCGGAACCAACGCCAGCGGTAGAATCCGAAGCTATATCGGTTGTAAAGCCAACACCAACGGTAACGCCAGCTCCAACGGCGGTTCCGGCAGGTACACAGATTATAAGTGAGTCGGATCTTCGGAATGGCAAGGAGGGCAGAGTAGAGCTCAGTCTGGGACAGAGAAATACTTCGTTGCTGCTGCCGGTCCAGGCGGCTAAGCTGCTGGGGAATAACGGGCTGGTTATTCACTCGGAGGGGCTGTCCGTTACAATCCCGAATGCTGTGCTGGCTGATATTGGGGCCATGGTTACAGGTGCGGATGCAGAAAGTTCACATATCCTGATGGAGCTGAGTCCGCTTAGCGAAGCTGCAGCGCAGGATGCAGTCAAGAGATTCAGTAAGGAGAACACGGCTGCAACTGCTGTATCCGGGGTATACGACCTTAAACTGCAGATTATCAAAAAAGACGGGACCAGCCTAACTGTTACAACGTTCAGGCAGCCGGTTACTTTGACACTTAAGCTTCAGGGCAACCCGGTTAAGGATTGGACAGGTGTGTTCTATCTGGGAGATAACGGTGAGCTGAAGTATATTGGGGGCGAAGCGCAAGCGGATGGTTCACTTACTGCTGCAGTTACACATTTCAGCAAATATGCAGCACTTCAGATAAATACAGTGTTCAAGGATGTGCCGGATACCCACTGGGCTTCTGCTGCCATTAAATCACTTGCAGCCAAACAGGTGGCAACAGGGGTATCGGCTGCTGAATTTGAACCTGCAAGAAAGGTGACGCGTGCGGAGTTTACAGCATTGCTGATGCGTACACTCGGACAGTCAGGGGAAGGGGGAGCGATATTCGCTGATGTCCGGGCAGATGCCTGGTACTCCTCTTATGTAGCCGCTGCCGTCAAATCAGGCATTGTTAACGGGCGCAGCAGGACTGTCTTTGCCCCGGATGCTACTATCAGCCGTGAGGAAATGGCGGTGATGATTATCCGCGCTCTGGAATTCAAACAAGGCAAGCTCCTGGCTTCCTCAACAGGCCCGGCCTTATTCGCGGATGCCTCCAGTATCAGTGCATGGGCAAGTGCTTATGTGAAAGCTGCCGTAGAGCTGGAACTGGTAGAGGGCAGAGACCATCATCTCTTTGCGCCGCAAGGACCGTTGACCCGTGCAGAGAGTGCGCAGGTGATTTACAAGCTGCTCGGCAAATAG
- a CDS encoding alpha-glycosidase, with the protein MLLEAVYHRPRLNWSYAYDHETIHLRLRAKKGDLTEVFAWAGDKYAWDNTKELIPMTLFTSDAMFDYWECESVPLYRRLKYGFLLQKGHERIWMTESDFQTERPANPNRLFEFPYINRGDVFIPPAWVKDAVFYQIFPERFANGDSSLNPDNVQPWGGTPKPDNFFGGDLQGVIDHLDHLTELGITGIYFTPVFTATTNHKYDTEDYMQVDPHFGDVETLKRLVDACHERGIRVLLDAVFNHAGRTFAPFVDVLEKGEASAYKDWFHVREFPLQVVDNIPNYDAFAFEPLMPKLNTENPEVKEYLLKVAEYWIREVGIDGWRLDVANEVDHEFWRDFRKVVKRANPEAYILGEIWHESAPWLEGDKFDAVMNYPFTDAVLDFFVYGKLDAEGFANSIGKQLSRYPLQASEVAFNLLDSHDTPRLLTLADGDKNKLKLAALFQFTFMGTPCIYYGDEIGMDGDGDPDCRKCMEWNPAMQDRGLFNYYRKLIEIRSSHPALRTGSFTFLEAGPGGTKLAYERSLGDDLILVLINTEETAQTFRVDVQERSWENLFTGEPLRAERGKLSLKLPAYGYAVLQANMV; encoded by the coding sequence ATGTTGTTAGAAGCTGTGTATCATCGTCCGCGCCTCAATTGGTCTTATGCCTACGATCATGAAACGATCCACCTGCGTCTGCGTGCCAAGAAGGGGGATTTGACCGAGGTGTTCGCCTGGGCCGGAGACAAGTACGCCTGGGACAACACCAAGGAGTTGATTCCTATGACTCTTTTCACTTCGGATGCGATGTTCGATTACTGGGAGTGCGAGTCCGTCCCCCTTTACCGCCGTTTGAAGTACGGCTTTCTGCTGCAAAAGGGCCATGAGCGCATCTGGATGACCGAAAGCGATTTCCAAACCGAACGTCCCGCCAATCCAAACCGGCTGTTTGAATTCCCTTATATCAACCGCGGTGACGTGTTCATTCCACCGGCGTGGGTGAAGGATGCTGTCTTCTATCAGATCTTCCCGGAACGTTTCGCGAACGGCGATTCCAGTCTGAATCCGGACAATGTACAGCCATGGGGCGGCACACCTAAGCCTGATAACTTCTTCGGCGGTGATCTGCAGGGGGTCATTGACCATCTGGATCATCTTACTGAGCTGGGTATCACGGGCATCTATTTCACTCCGGTCTTCACAGCCACCACCAACCATAAATATGATACGGAAGACTATATGCAGGTCGATCCCCATTTCGGTGATGTGGAGACGCTGAAAAGGCTCGTCGACGCCTGCCATGAACGCGGTATCCGTGTCCTGCTTGACGCTGTATTCAATCATGCTGGACGTACCTTCGCCCCGTTCGTGGATGTGCTGGAGAAGGGCGAAGCCTCTGCTTATAAAGACTGGTTCCATGTCCGTGAGTTCCCGCTTCAGGTCGTGGATAACATTCCGAATTATGACGCTTTTGCCTTTGAGCCGCTGATGCCGAAGCTGAATACTGAGAATCCTGAGGTTAAGGAATATTTGCTGAAAGTCGCTGAATATTGGATCCGTGAGGTCGGCATCGACGGCTGGCGCCTGGATGTGGCCAACGAGGTCGATCATGAATTCTGGCGCGACTTCCGCAAGGTGGTGAAGCGTGCGAATCCCGAGGCTTATATTCTCGGTGAGATCTGGCATGAATCCGCACCTTGGCTGGAAGGAGACAAGTTCGATGCAGTGATGAACTACCCGTTCACGGATGCGGTGCTCGACTTCTTCGTGTATGGCAAACTCGATGCGGAAGGCTTCGCCAACTCCATCGGCAAACAGCTGTCGCGTTACCCGCTGCAGGCCAGCGAGGTTGCCTTCAACCTGCTGGACAGCCACGACACCCCGCGTTTGCTGACGCTCGCGGACGGGGACAAGAATAAGCTGAAGCTGGCTGCGCTGTTCCAGTTCACATTCATGGGCACCCCCTGCATTTATTACGGAGATGAGATCGGCATGGATGGTGATGGCGACCCGGACTGCCGCAAGTGCATGGAGTGGAATCCGGCGATGCAGGACCGCGGCCTGTTCAATTATTACCGCAAGCTGATCGAGATCCGCAGCAGCCATCCGGCACTGCGCACAGGAAGCTTCACGTTCCTGGAAGCCGGTCCCGGGGGTACCAAGCTGGCTTATGAACGTAGCCTGGGCGATGATCTTATTCTCGTGCTGATCAATACGGAAGAGACCGCACAGACCTTCCGGGTAGACGTACAGGAACGCTCCTGGGAGAACCTGTTCACCGGCGAACCGCTCCGCGCGGAACGCGGCAAGCTGTCGCTCAAGCTCCCGGCTTACGGTTATGCAGTACTGCAAGCTAATATGGTCTAG
- a CDS encoding sugar ABC transporter substrate-binding protein, whose translation MNLKKIMVLTASFSMAMSITACGSNNNNGGNAAATNAPANNAAATDNAGTNGGNAPATDEIVPEDGASLVVWESKEERAFAEEIAKQFTAQYNVPIKIEEVAPPDQVGKLTQDGPSGLAADVVLIPHDNLGKAVSASLLLPNDIFGEQTKAENTEASIVGSSYEGELYGYPRAAETYALFYNKSLVKEAPKSFDDVIAFSKTFTDKAKNRYGIMWEVGNMYFNYPFIATTGGYLFGKDGTDKDDIGLNNEGAIKGLSEYVKLKEILPIKSGDINADIKRSLFNTGDVAMDITGPWELAGYKEALGDNLGVASIPTIDGKTAITFSGIKIFGVNAYSQYPNAAKLYARFASGKDAQLTLNKLVGSVPTNNEALQDAQITGDPFISAFAEQAKNSQPMPSIPEMGNVWSPVNAALPEIWDNNADPKAAMDKAVEQIKDLNNGASAQ comes from the coding sequence ATGAATTTGAAAAAAATCATGGTTCTCACCGCATCGTTTTCTATGGCAATGTCGATTACGGCGTGCGGCTCAAACAACAATAACGGGGGAAATGCAGCAGCAACCAATGCTCCTGCGAATAACGCAGCAGCAACAGACAACGCTGGCACGAACGGCGGGAATGCTCCGGCAACAGATGAGATTGTGCCTGAAGACGGCGCATCACTGGTGGTCTGGGAGAGTAAAGAAGAAAGAGCATTTGCTGAAGAAATCGCCAAGCAGTTCACCGCGCAGTACAACGTTCCCATCAAAATTGAAGAGGTAGCACCGCCCGATCAGGTCGGCAAGCTGACACAAGATGGCCCGTCAGGTCTGGCTGCAGACGTTGTCCTCATTCCTCATGATAATCTGGGTAAGGCGGTAAGCGCGAGCCTGCTGCTTCCAAACGATATTTTCGGTGAGCAGACCAAAGCTGAGAACACAGAAGCATCCATCGTAGGTTCGTCCTATGAGGGTGAACTGTACGGTTATCCGAGAGCGGCAGAAACCTATGCGCTGTTCTACAACAAATCCCTGGTCAAAGAAGCACCTAAATCCTTCGATGATGTAATTGCCTTCAGCAAAACGTTCACTGATAAAGCCAAGAACAGATACGGAATTATGTGGGAAGTCGGCAATATGTACTTCAACTATCCGTTCATCGCTACAACAGGCGGTTACCTGTTCGGCAAAGACGGCACGGACAAAGACGATATCGGTCTGAACAATGAAGGCGCGATCAAAGGTCTGAGTGAATATGTAAAGCTGAAAGAAATATTGCCGATTAAGAGCGGCGACATCAACGCAGATATCAAGCGCAGCTTGTTCAACACTGGTGATGTGGCCATGGACATCACTGGACCTTGGGAGCTTGCCGGTTATAAAGAAGCGCTGGGAGACAACCTTGGTGTCGCATCGATTCCTACCATCGACGGCAAAACGGCAATTACTTTCTCCGGGATTAAAATTTTCGGAGTCAACGCTTATAGTCAGTATCCGAATGCGGCTAAATTGTATGCCCGCTTTGCTTCCGGCAAAGACGCTCAGCTGACATTGAACAAATTGGTCGGTTCCGTGCCTACGAACAACGAAGCGCTGCAGGATGCGCAAATCACCGGCGACCCGTTCATATCCGCTTTTGCTGAACAGGCCAAGAACTCCCAGCCAATGCCTTCGATTCCTGAAATGGGTAACGTATGGAGCCCGGTAAATGCGGCACTTCCTGAAATTTGGGATAACAACGCAGATCCTAAGGCAGCTATGGACAAAGCAGTAGAACAAATTAAGGATTTGAATAACGGGGCATCTGCCCAGTAA